The Bradysia coprophila strain Holo2 unplaced genomic scaffold, BU_Bcop_v1 contig_297, whole genome shotgun sequence DNA window gcaaaatgtGTTACGCGTAGTGAAACGCTGCTTCTTTATCACAAACTTGGTTTTGATAGGAAAAGacagaaataatttgtttttcagtAGATAGCAGTTGTGACCCGCGGTTTGCTGATATTAATGAAAGAACAGAGAGTAGAAAGAGAGCAATCTCTGCGATTAAAAATGTGAGCTACCTACTTGTATCGAATCGTTTCAAATGCGTAGATGCATAGTACAActgcaataaaaatcatcGATGACCCTTTATCAATTACCTAAATTCAGATCACAACGgtcaatgaaacaaaacaacaaattgaaCTAAATAACTATCGCCCAGAGTGTTGTTCTCCGATCAGACTTATCacgattaaaaatgaattgaaaaattatttttttaattcattattGTATTCGGAACTGCTCAATTGTATTCAATGAAAAGCTTTTCACTGAAAACGACCGTCATTTTTACCCTATCAACCATAGTCAATAAAATTAGACGAATTTTGAGCAAATCGTAGCGTCAAGTTGTTAACGAACCATTTGCAAAGATGTGCTATTCCGTTTCGACTGCATTCAATCGACAAAAGTCACCTAAACGTAgacatgaaaaaaatatttgattccacacaaaaaaggTAATGTAGGTCGTTAGAAATCATTGCATGCAACAAAACGATTAGTTTAGTGCTACTTCGGTGAGTGAATTGCACATGCGCTGTGCATTAAGTAATCGGTTCAACATTTTAGTCGACATTTCATGCTAATAGGGCTATtatatttcaagaaattgtGAATTCGTTTATCGATTATAGTCAATTGACTGTCGCTTAGTATTATATTGTAGTAAAGAGCGTCACATACAGTCTTCATCACAAAATAGTATCAACACAAACCATTGCATTTAGTAGGGGTAAGCCATTATGGTTCTTAAAGTTCGTAAGTATGGCAATTTCGTGAACCTTAGCAATTCTTCGCTTCCATATATTTATGTCAAAAGTGTACGAAATCGCCATACTCACGAACTTTACGAGccataatggtttacccctaGTAATTCAATGAAGTCATTGGTCATCTTAGTTGGCAAGACAGAAATCTACTGTCCACCTGGTGTACTTTTTACGATAGACGTACTGTAGCATAAAATCAAACTCTGTTACTTCTCCGTtccgacacattttcaacagattgatacaaaatctgttacttcattagttttagaATTCCGAttgctatataagagaacACCACAAATAGTTTGTTGTCTATTTTAGTCATACCTTTCTTTAACAAATGACTAGCCGTTTCTGAGGAATAATTAGGGCATGCCATCTGCGCTATCTTTACGCTATCTATACTATAAGTTAAAATGATGTTTAACAGAGCAATATCTCCTCCCTTACCCACCGGTTATCACGTAAAGTGATTAtgattaaaatttctatttccacTATAGTACTGTCCAATCGTCAGTTGTTCCACCGGTTCCTTCACAAGACAGCATAACTTTGCAACGTTGAACAGTGGTTGACATATGTAGACATTGGCATCAGACGATGGAGACTGTTATAATTGCTGAGAAGACTCCACCTAATCCAACTAAACTATAAATCACCATTctgaataaaagttttttacttGCCACCAGAAGTATATGTTGTTCGTAAAgagtttttcagtttttaggGTAGCGGAGTGAAGCAAGGAAAAGTATTTTTCTCTCAAAGAGCATACGATGACTGTCACGACTTACGAGGTGAAGGTCCGAGGATGTTACCCAACTCTTTACGAACAACATAAGCAACGGCCAAGTCTTTACTGTTGATTCATGACGTGTTACCTACATTGTACAGATCTAAGGATGTTGGTAACATCCTCGGACCTTCGCCTCGTAAAATGTAATTACGAGGTGAAGGTCCGAGGATGTAGCCAACATCCTTAGATCTGTACAACGTAGGTCACACGTCATGAATCAGAAGATTGCGAATTCACTTTGTCTctcaaaaaaaagtgtttgtggCGCCTTCTGGTGGCAaagtaaaaaacttttattccgAGTGATTGAGTTAGTTAAGAGTCAGGTTTACCATTAGCATGTAGTGTTGAGACCAAATGATGGTCTGGATTGTGAACAACTTGTGAAAACTTCGATCACTGAAAATTACTGAACCGATACagtatcaatcgaatgttttgtCGATAATCGACAACAATCGACAGATTTATCGATAGAAGCGATAGAACATTCGattgatcattttcattatatgttacttgtcaacgtaaccccacttaatttttcgtcaagtagtccttaacctcaatcaattgacgttaactgcgttcaatttactgatttttatatgaaaatcgttcgttcaattcaatcgatatttttcgacatgtctgactgttgggatcgtgtctgacgtttacaaggtcatgaaaatgatctatagaatatcgaatgaattgaacgaacgattttcatataaaaatcagtaaattgaacgcagttaacgtcaattgattgaggttaaggactacttgacgaaaaattaagtggggttacgttgacaagtaccgtataatgaaaatgatctattatttttttgaaagtattGATAATCGATTCTAAcgaaataatcgatattttattaatCGAATGAATAATCGAACATGCCTGTCGATTCCCCATTGGATATTCGGACTGATAAGAATTAAATTCGGTACGAAATATGTTCCATAAATCTCAGAAGCGTAAACCTCTCAGCTAACTTGGGCATGGCCTGGACATGGCAAGTAGCGTTGCATAACTATTTACACTCAACTGTAAATAGTGTGTTTTAAACTAATTGCACCCCACCGGACGCAAATAGCATGTACCAAAAATTAACTACAACCATTAATGCCACTAAATAAGTCGTAACAACAGTTACTGTAGACACGAGACATTAATATTGACACTATACTTAAAAAGGCTCTCATCGAACCCACTATCCATCATCAACGATAACATACGATGTTCATCCACAATTTAAATACGATTCCGTGAGAGACGAgacaattgattttaaaattactcACTCCACAAAATTGCTTTCCGTTTGCGATAAATAAAGTGATTGTTTGCGGACACGTTACAAGACTTTTTCGagaggcaaaaaaaaaccattaaaagTACCGACTCTGTTGTGTGTTAATATCAAAAAGAGTGAGACGAGACGTACAAGCGATACCGAACTAAGTAAGTAGACTATTGAGACAAGGCATGATTCGCACGAAATTGAATAGATTTTTGGGGGTCAagcaatttgaatttaattacgAAAGCTGTAACTATATATCTAGAACGAGGTAGACGTTTGTGTTGTGaacgttttttcttctccttttCATCTTGATATTCTTCACAACGACTCGAAATTCAAAGTCCAAAAACTTATCTACATAAGTTCATCTAAATGCGATCCCATTCCCGGAAATAGTTTCCATTAACAATTTACATAATCAAAGACGAGACGCATTCTCTTGTTCTTTACATATTACTGTTTGCAGTATATTTACTTAATGAGTCCAATTCTCAGTGGTTATCATTTCATAAACAACGACTCATCATGCAATATAAATACTCATCCGAACAAAGATTCATCATCATCTGTAGGCTCGCTTTAACACATTTATGAATAGAATGCGCCCATAACTTACCACTCAGTGAATATCCGAATGACGCATAACTCACCATTCGTTACAAACAATACAAGCGAAACGATTCTGCTTGCGATTCTGATGAATTTTAGTGCCTAGATCGTTTTTGGTCATGAAAAAACCCGTTTCATCACACAAATTTCGATCGAAACGTTTGTAACATTCTCTATGCGTTCTTCGTCAGAgcatatagcaaaaaaaattaattgacgCTGAAATGAAGATAAGAAACAAATTATACGGTTGAATGCGCAGCGCACGTAAATTGATGtatataacagaaaaaaagatttcggCGCGAAAATCGGTTATcaacgaaacatttttcttttggtgAGCTTACTAAATTTAATAAGTAGACTGCagactaatttttgtttgttttttttttgagattcCTAAGAAAACATATAGTTTAAGAACGCAGCGAATTTATATGTCAATATTGTCAAAAAGAACGTCTTATTTCAGCACTGTTAAAGTGGAAATAAATTTGGCCGATGCTAatggcacgcgcgtgcgaatagtgtaTAGTGGCTCTGTGACAAACAgacatagacaaatgcttttttagaaACACGATATGTATTGTATTGTTTCACTCGTCCTGAGgcttcgagtgacaatctacataTCTAGGGTGGAAATAGTGATTTCTCACTCGTTCACACAtatcctagcattaacattcGTGTTTCAGACGACGAAAAGTCTCAAAATTGAGGCATTTTTTTTGATAGGGATTTTCctagggattttttttttcatcgtcTATAGGTCGTGCAGGAACGATTTCACATTGAAGAAACCCAGATAACACAAccaaattaaatgtaaattggactttttgtttttcacatCGTTAACGTCAGCGACGACGATAAAATTAGGATATAAACTCCAGTCATTGCGgtcttatatagtaaaatgtccGGTTAAACTATTGAAGTACTTGATCTGCTATaacacggttggtttgaaacgagattaaataggtAACGCAgaccacaaatattttttttttatataatcagtgatggacaagaaaCCTACACCAAAATCAGCCATATTTGACCTCTTCGACACTCACCTGTTGTTTTTTAAcacgaaaaaatcattcaagaaCAAAGGACACGAAGTAGCTGagttacaatttcaaaatttaagattcgtttgtaaattttgtcgTAGAGCGACCTtgctacaaaaaatttaacaaaaacggTACGCGTCGCGACCAATAAGTatcatgtttggtatcgttacAAAGCTTAATCGTAGGGCTATCCATATCAACAATCCGAAACTTCCACGGTTGCTTCCTTTCGAAGatattttcgattgaaaatcgtGATTTTTCGACTACTTGGGGCTACAGCTGCCCAACCAGATGTTCCtaggtatttttttttaaataaaaagtcttAGAATTGGTCCCGGTACCGATCCCAATATAAGACAGAATCAACCGATACTCTGCCGGCCGTGGACGACACAGctgctggttctcagaaacggcccAGGTGTTCGGTCTGTCtgattttttcctgtgtgatgttcttgtccatcactgatgaataatatgaaaaaaaaatttggtggTCGTCgttccctatttaatctcgtttcaaaccaaccgtgatCTGTTTGCATATTAACAGATTTTAATACCTAGTCAGAATACTCTCAGATAATTATATTGGTGACGGGATCGCCTTCTCCAGAAATCATTTTAGAGAAAAAGCTGAAGAGATCCTAAAAGTCAGCTGTGTTTCGCCTGTAATCTTAAAATCTTCCGAAAGTCTTCATCATGAATGAAATCATATCCACAATATTCGTGACACCTTTAGTTTGACTGCCGATTGCtcgaattttgataaaattaattatgaaaTTACAGTTAAcgccagtgaaatttagactgACCACAGGactttaaaactttttaacTACTTCACCCGCATAAACAAGTATAACAAGCACTTCTGTTTGTATGATTAGaccagctgaaacaaattcatacCTACAATTCAATGTACAACAGATATCTGCTATGCATTGCTCATAAATTGCCCGGATAAAAAAGATTCGACGTGCTAGCCGCGGTAGGTTGTGGAATCCACCCCAATGAACCtggacaataaaaaaaaatctgagcCACCCTACCACACTAATTGTAAACTCTCATTCAATTTGGATGAATTAGCTTTGCATCTACGCTCTTTTGTGTGTCTATACACAGTTACGATACAAAGTATTCCACATATTAACCTACCAAAACAACAACGTGTAACTTCACCAGCACAACAAAGACCAGCCATAACATTTTTGGAAACTCATAAAATCCAATCCATCAAAACTTATTCTTATTACATTCGACAAGTGTAACAAATGTAAAGTTTTTCTCGTCACCGTGCATATTATACTACTTATACCGACTAACACCAATAGTCACCATTATccacaaatttgaataatacaCGCATTGACTAGATACAACATTGGCAAACATAAAATATGAGTACATTGTCTGTATATGTGTTAAATGGTATCAATAAGAAaccaccatcatcatcattgagCAAACCAATTCAACATCATtatatgaacaaaaatttatggCATATAGTCTCTATACACCATAGCATAGCATACCTAATGCCCCACTACTGCTGTACACATTTTTAACGAATTCTACACTCctttgcgaaaaaaaatgtaggtaAATTTTGAGACTTTATCGGTTCACCAAACGCACACTTCAAGCCAGTTGTTGAATATACTTTCCATTCCACagtcttgattttttttcgtcgatttttAAGCAGTGTCCCatccgaaacaaaaaaaactttgtgagTGCACACACTTTGCGTTTTTTCGAAGactttgatttaaatttacgaCGAGAGTGCCAGAGACGATATGAATGTTTGTGTGTTGTtcgataaaaatgattttttcgaatttagttttataaatcaattctgatttttattggtaaaacgttttttttttttggtttgttaaCAAGTTAACTCACGTCGTCGGTGTGTAAAGCAAACAAAACGGTTGTTGCGTAATACATACATCTAGGTATTCATACACATTCTATGCGACTTGTCCGACTAAATGCCTATGACTTCTTGCGTGTACCATGTAGCCGATTGATatgttaaaataatgtcgtgaCTGGAGAACGGTTCCTCTAGATTCTTCAGAGttagaataaatttttttgttaaaataagaaaaagttaaaaaaaaattacgttaGCGATCTAAAGCGCAACAAAGAGTAGAAACGAATCCGTTCCCATAAGCCCAATCTTTATACCGTCGACCTTCACTCAGTGCGATGCATTGTATATGATCGATTTCGTTGTTGAATGGAACGAGAGAAAAATCCAATCACATGTACAGAGTCTGTgtgttaaattttaaatttaaaaattaaaagtgccATGCCTTTTTTATGTTGTTAAATATATTCATGAAAATGCTTCACATGCACTGcaatattgaaattattgttttgcataaaaagtaaatttataaaaaaagtgaaactggTTTCTAGGTCCACGTTTTAATTGACATTTCGCGCagcgagtttttttttcgtctcacAGGGGACCGTTAAGTGTGTCTTTAATTAACTTAATTGTTGTGTCTCGTGCTGGTACTTCTTTTTGTAGTGACGTGACCTCTTTAACCTTTCACATATTTTCGAATCTGTTGCTTCTttgaatccaaaaaaaaaatccgaatgatgcaaaatcttttacttcgtttgttttaacattttagcATTTTGCTATTTAAGACCGCTTATTTTAGGGTCGTTGTTGTTGGTAACTGTATACTGGCTTGCTAGGGCTTACAACTAAGTtcatcaatttctttttttaatattttgaattaagTTATTGAATGACTTTGCCGGTTATGTTATGTTATACGCCCCTTACATGAGCACTACTGAAATTACACTCTGTCAAGACTCAATGTCGGTTTTGTGCAAGGAAAATCCAGGCAAATGTATTAAACAAAGATTTTCCTTTCTCAATGTCTCTATGTTAAAGCGAGGGGTCAattcttgaaataaatgaactAGGATAATGTAAGTACCTCTAATAAGCCTATTGTGTCACACTGCATTTTAGTATTTTATCTGAGAATATGCTACGGCTTAATGGTCTGAGTGAAACTGTGTTGGAACATGAAGTTTCCCTGGGATTTTTTACAATCCGTCACGAATACTGGGCACTGACAGAGGTCAGTATTTCTATGGCCCCGCACATTCCCCGACAATGGCCCCCGTTGGGACGTGTGTTAGCCTTTCAATGTTCTTCCTAGGAATACTATAATTCTCGTAATCGAGAGGAATATTGGGAGAACCTAGGAGACACGGCAACGCAGTTCCTTGCTTGCCTGGCTACACTGATTTTATTCCATTCGTTCTTGACAGCTTTTAATTCGGTTTATGAAAGAGTATTTAGTTGAGAGCTAGACTGGAATCCCTGGATTAGGACCGTATAGACACCCAGAGCAGAGTAACTTTTCTGTAAATGATGAAAGTGCGCCCCTACACTCTAGAGCCAATGAagagtaaaattaatttttagccAAAGACTTCGCTATCAATGAGCACatgtaaatgaaaagtctcgttttcgacctcggcttcgcctaggatcaacacacgaaaactctatttttcatctttttatccctcgCTATGTGAAATACTATTTATCGAAGAGAAATACCAGCGAAATTTCTCATAATATAAAACGTGAGCTCACGTCTTTACCACCATTTGAGCATTATTTAAGCCGTTACATATTCATGCTCAAATTCTGATTAATCAtagaaaaatccaattttttttaaattttaacttttgtaCCTGCACGAATGATGTCATAACTGAAAACTATACGAGACAAGAAATGACAACAATTTTTGCtaatattttcaatcacaAACTCATTTAGTATTTTCTCGTTACAATACAGGTAATCTTCGAAGCCCCATGCACCCGCAATAAAACATGTTcagcaaattaaatttaatggtAACGCTGCTGACAACTCTGACAGCAATCAAACACATCCAATGCAACGATAACTTACGCGTGGCTTATCAATGGAACGAAATCGATTTCGAGTATCGGAGTGCACAAGATCGTGAAGAAGCAATCAATGAAAGATCATTCATACCAGGTAAATAAAACGTTTGCTCTTCTCTCATTCTCTCAATCTCTATTGAGTCACATCTTTGATGagtatttacgtgtaaaacaACAATGTTGAATGATGCGGAATATCGTTTTAGGTCACGTGGTACCCGTTGGACTGGAGGTGTATAAAACAAGATTGTTTATTACATTACCTAGATGGAAGAGCGGTGTACCGGCGTCTTTGGCATATATTGACATAAATGGTGAGTTTAAATGCCGACTACCGAGCCATTATATACTTTCATTCGAAGAAATAAATTCCACATTTATTGGCTTGTCGTTGAAAGATCCATGATATAACATATCATTATGCCGTTTTGCGTGTTAGGtttgcatttttgttgtgttgaTTCAGTATGCGTGCATCATGCAATTTTGAGCAATAGCGAATTTTAGGCGCGACGATTCGTTGtggtttgtttgaaaaattgatttgcacCACAGAAGAGAACGTTACATGTACTACCTATGCCTGATACATAAAAATAACTACAGGAAAATTTCCCTAATCCTCAAATATTATCCAAGTTTCACCACAGACCGGTCCCTAGTtagcaaatttcatttcaactatgaTTCGGTAGAGTTGTTCGTGTACAAAATGGTATTGTGTTCTTAGAGCATTACATCAGTACTACCACTGTAgtcatggcctgatgagaaatgagATTTTGTAACTGCAATTCAATGCAAAAGATCGAAACAGTGATCGAATGTCTTAATTATTCTCGAAGTTGTAGACGCAGCCGAACGTTTTCTTAATGGATAAGTGGGATCATAGGTCAATGTTAATTTGGAACGTTTTAAGGCAGAAAATCTAAAGTGGTTTTGTTAGCTGTGCCGTCCTTATAGAGAGTCTGCGGTCTGTTAGATCCTTGTAGAAAGATAATCATTGGCACTGACATTTTCATACTTTCTAATAATAAACCTCTTCCTAGACAATACCACAATTTCTCCAAAGTTAAAACCATATCCAAGCTGGGGAGCCCATCAACAAGGGATATCTGGTGAGCCACCAGAAATAGTGTCGCCGTTCCGTGTGAGAGCTGATCGCTGCGGACGATTGTGGGTGTTGGATACGGGTGTCGATGACATCCTCGGTGACACGAAACAACTGACGCAAACCCAACTTCTTATTTACGATCTGCACAATGACAATCTGTTGCGTCGCTATCCATTTCCGTCCGATCAAACGAAAAAGGAATCGTTTTTCGCTAACATCGCTGTTGAAGATGCCGATTGCGATGATACTTATGCTTATAGTGGTGATCTCGGTGCGCCTGGATTAGTGGTCTATTCCTGGAAATTGCAGGACTCGTGGCGAGTCACACATCACTATTTCCATCCGGATCCGTTAGCTGGAAACTATACGATAGCTGGTATCAATTTCCAATGGGAGGATGGCCTATTCGGCTTAGCACTCAGTAAGCAACAATCCGATGGATTTGCAACACTCTACTTCCATCCATTGAGCTCAACCAACGAGTTTTCGGTTTCCACCAAAGTGTTAAGAAACAAAACGTACGCAATGTCCGgcgaaaaattcaaagaatttaagATTCTTGGTTCGCGTGGACTCAATGGACAATCGGGCGCCGCATTTTTGGACCAACTGACTGGCGTTCTTTTCTACGCTCTTCCGAATTTGAATGCCGTCGCATGCTGGAAAACATCGAACCGCGAATACACATTCAAGTCTCAAGGAAGAGTGTACATGAGTCCGATCGAAATGGTCTTCCCCAATGATGTCAAAGTGGACGATCAAGACAGACTTTGGGTGCTATCCGACAATTTACAGGATTTGCTGTACTCCGAATTGGACCGAAGTCGAACGAATTTCCGAATTCTGACGGAGCATGTTAAAAGTGCTATCGAGAATACTGCCTGCGATACAACACTGGCTCCATTGCCGGATATAATCAATAGGCTCGGAGATATTCTTCGGCCACAAACAACGCCGGCACCATCGAGTGCCTCTACACTGGAGGCAATTCTTTTCACAGTGATTGGACTGTGGGCACTACTAAATTTGATCAATTATAATTAACTTACAGTTTTTGACCGTGAAGGGTTGGGTACTTGTCATTGTAGTAACCGCAACCATTAAGTCATTTAGTGATATACTGTTATTCGAGACCGACGATGTATAGTTTGTGATGATTACCGTCAGCATTTTAGTGCCACTTACTAGAACGTTTAATCAAATTTGACCCGCTAAGTGATCTAATCTTATCCAGAAATCGTGCAAATATCACGATTTTGAGTGGTAACCTTAGATTCGTCAATGCATTAGAGAATTGAAGaacaataaattgtaattttacaAACGATTAGtcgtctgttatcgacaaccaGGGCAAGAATAAGCGATAAATGTTTGGTAAaactagtgaagtaaaagattttgcacagttaaacgaaagaagtagCAGAAAGCAAATTCAATTGGTGTTAAGGTAATACGCTTGCCTTTTTACAAAGGGTCTCGTTTCTAACACGCACATTGGTCACAAAACTATTGATGCATATCACTAAGACGGTCAACAAATAGGGTCTAATTACACCACTAAGACGATCACCAAATTAGGGTCTTATTGAGCATTAATGGTTGTGGTTACAACGATTTAACGGTATCTCAATCTCCGATACCAATGTACTcttgaaatatatttaaagtaaaatgcaAATAGTTCACCAATTTCTATGCTCTCTAAAGAGTTCGTTAGTTCTTGTTAAGCATATTCTACCTAAATTAAATgccataaaaatacaaaatttaccGGTCGTCTCAAAGTAACCAAAAGTTAATCATTTTTTCCTTCGGTGTCAatcttaaaaatgaaaattgttaaatatttCTGTGACAACATGACATAATACCGATATTGTGTGAACTAACCAATCCGCCGGATTCGGTTTGAATGTTGTTGAGTCATTTCGAACAGTTTGTTTGCTTCGATTGGGTGAGCTAATTGTGTACACACATTTGAATGGACTCGACATTTTGAATGTAATGCGTTACATATTCATAATCAATATAAGCATAAGTGATGATAACATTATGGTGTGAAAGAcggaacaacaaaaaaagtaatttaaattttgtgcattGTTCGCGCTTTGTTGTAGAATATTATGTGTATATAAGTAAGAATTACAATGCATAATTATGTATAACTATGATATTGTGTAGTTTGTTTGAATGCTATgacgaaataaagaaaaagacaaaaaaaactttattaatAGCCAATACAAAAGATGTATATGtcaattgatgaaaatgtctTGTAAATAGAGAGATCAATCAGAGAAGTGGAATCGATTTTGGAAAATCCCAACATCATCTCGTTACAggttaaaactattttttgaaagaagTAGATACTACAGGGGaggtcagtgaaatttagacatgattTTACTTCAGATGTTTTTTAGCTAGTTTTTTCCTTAGAGTAACTATGATTAGTCTAAGGTTTTTTCATACGAACAAAACTCCTCACCTCATAAATCTTTGATCGATTTATACACGCATGTGTGCAGCAGCAGCTGTTTCTACCATATAAACAGTATaagcaattttcttttagtatgagtggaccagctaaaaaacagctgaagcaaaatcatgtctaaattgcattcaattttcttgtaaatcaGTATGTCAGAAAATTCAGTCAAAATACAGCTAATAGAGCAGTGACTTA harbors:
- the LOC119078665 gene encoding protein yellow, translating into MFSKLNLMVTLLTTLTAIKHIQCNDNLRVAYQWNEIDFEYRSAQDREEAINERSFIPGHVVPVGLEVYKTRLFITLPRWKSGVPASLAYIDINDNTTISPKLKPYPSWGAHQQGISGEPPEIVSPFRVRADRCGRLWVLDTGVDDILGDTKQLTQTQLLIYDLHNDNLLRRYPFPSDQTKKESFFANIAVEDADCDDTYAYSGDLGAPGLVVYSWKLQDSWRVTHHYFHPDPLAGNYTIAGINFQWEDGLFGLALSKQQSDGFATLYFHPLSSTNEFSVSTKVLRNKTYAMSGEKFKEFKILGSRGLNGQSGAAFLDQLTGVLFYALPNLNAVACWKTSNREYTFKSQGRVYMSPIEMVFPNDVKVDDQDRLWVLSDNLQDLLYSELDRSRTNFRILTEHVKSAIENTACDTTLAPLPDIINRLGDILRPQTTPAPSSASTLEAILFTVIGLWALLNLINYN